The following is a genomic window from Nicotiana tabacum cultivar K326 chromosome 3, ASM71507v2, whole genome shotgun sequence.
acggggacgatgtcgaggctggaagtgttgagcaGGAAGGCCCATCagatcatcttttctatttctctttcttccacccaaacttactaggatgttctgaatgtttttcgtagtatctttcaatgccgaataactcatgattttgcctgacttgattccctcttctaccatctcccccatttttaacacatcattgaaaggcttaccCAAgaccgggatcaaatgactgaagtaggtgggcccctaggCTTGTaagaaaagctcaaccatttctttttCACCAATCGGGGTACAGACTTGAGCAGTTTGCTCCCTCCATCtaagcccaaactccctaaaactttcctccggcttcttttccattctaGATATGGAAGAGCGGTCTGAGGTAACGCCTGATTTGTATTGAAAATATCGAataaaatcttgagccatgtcacccaatgtaggccacttaccaacatcttaacgattatgccattccaaagctgccccagtcaatCTCTCACCAAAAGTTCGAGCTTCAATTTCAAGTCtgggtccaaacaaaaggaaacaccttctagtttgaacccgcTATCTAACTTAAGATCTGCCGCCTGCcgttgtaaatattaacaaaccagctaccatttcgaaccagttcaactttagctttattatatgaATTGGATTATTGGAGTTAACTATGTGGAATATAAAGCCATTTTTGAGCTCTTTTTACGATTtgttgaaaaatgcatcaatgcttaaaaCTGACATCAAGCTAACATTAATCACTAACATTCGAGAACTAACATTAGTTAATAACCTTATTTACATTactatttaaaatgatgttatttactcaagtgaactcgcgatttcagaattagacctattaaactaACATGATGAtttccataaactatttgaacTTGTTTTGTGACATAAAACTATTTGACACTGTTTCACGACTACTGAACAAAAGAATTGAATAcagtatatttcataactagtaatcaccaactaagattaactacaattgatattccatgtttgtagaaatagattcaattagtccagtttatgcatttcaaaatcattccaatacatactatgaaatatcaagtgaactactgtttatacatcaaattaatcacaaagaaatagttattttcagaaatccattccaacaactctttacttcctttcctttaaatttgagagctgtagaacatgtacctggataacggaaacacaagaagatgaaggagtagtcagcaacagtaataacacagcaatgCAGTGACAGAACAACCCAGTGGCAGATTAAAAAAAGAAGGAACCAACAGAGTTCCAGCAACACTCAATGAGAACAGtagccaataaccaatagcaaactcaggaaGAACCAATTGAAACCCCAGAAATACCAAACAGCACACCAATGAAACAGCAACAATACTAGTTCTGATATTCAGCAGTAAAAGAAGAGACCcacttttcagtttcttagctCTCCAAACACTGAACCTTTTGGATTAAAAACCAGCCTGTTTTTTACTCTCGAATTACTGAACTTTTTatgttaaaaatccagcctagactctAAGAAAAACTGGAAGAGAAAACCAATTATTTGTCCTCTGCCAAAAACCAGCCCCCCCCCCTTTCTGTCTTGAAACGAacctatttataacccaaaacaggtatgggcaacatattttaatcaatcctttttaagcttttcataccattatgttttgttccccacacttgcatgccttgtttCCCACTctgccttgttccccactagcaaatgtcttgtcccccactatattaaacaaatgtattagttctcactaccacatgtcttgtcccccactatgtattaaacaatgtattattttaatattattagtgcttagtggacgaagcactcaaattaatcattttttaagattttaaatcccaaaatacccctgaaactactgaaattaccatccTACCCCGATCCCTTTCAATCTGTACTACAAaccatatcagctataaccaaatcaagccTAACGATTGATTAATTGAACACATGAAACTAAGCTTTGGAGCAAGGTGAATCTCCTTTCTAACCTCGTAAGAAGGAAATAAACCCCTAGGTAAATTAAATAAATGTATGTGATTgtctgtgggggctacgtacgcacgtggtgacgagagtccgtgcgtagctactatcatGCTAAatatccgggtagtttaggacatgTATCATGTCATACTTGTAAATGCTTATGTTCTTGGTTTCTAATGAGATCACTTAGGACATGTTAGGAgttgaaaaataaatataaatgaaTGTACGCACTTACTTGGGAACTTGTATGAATTTACTTGACTATAAATGTGTTGTTATGTGCCTTCTTCATAAAAATTGCTATTTGTGGATCAAGCCGATCGCCTCGATataaatagatgtatctatggttcgcgccattcgaccctctggcagtgcgcagttacttttatgttggatcgggtcgtatgacctcgaCATAATGTGTGCATGCTACTTATGTGGAATTTGCCCATGACTTACTCTGTTTAAATGCTTTGAAGTACAAATTGTTATATGACATGACTGAAATTGATATATCGTTTTCTCCTTTATTCTGAGATTGTTATTATAATCATGTTAACCATGCTTTGTGTAAGCcttatatattattgatattgaccttagtaagtgtcaaatcgatccctcgtcactacttcttcgatgttggatacttgctgggtacatgttgtttatgtactcatactacgcttctgtacttaactgtacaggatctgaggcaggtgcatctagttacccctCTGGTGTGCGTTCCTGATTCCTGATCGAGATCTCACAGTGAGCTGTCCCTCCTGAGTCGTTCAGCAGCATACCggagttctcttcttttgttgctgttatgtactgtctattctgtttcaggcagtaggataacggtattttgtatattctattagttgccctagtacttgtgacactagttcctgGCACACACTGTAGACTATCATCTTGGGGTTGCATTTCTATTGTTATGCAATTGTTGATTTTCGATTGGTTTAAATATAAGTTAAGTGAATGTTGGAAacgtttaaataaaataattgagaaCTCACTAGTTGTtaggattggcttgcctaactagggtgttgggcgctatcacgatttgaaatgaaatttggatCGAGACATCAAAAGTATAAAGAGATaagccttttattattttataaaaaaacctATCAAcattttttataatataataattttcttaaaaatatatggtatttaattatttttaattcaaattaaaaaaaaagaacaatTAGTTATTAACTAATCTAATTAATTTTATCTTAAAATTTGATACTTGTTAATTTTTTATTGTGATAATTAATATTATCACATTAATTTGCATTCTCCTATTCTATGCAGATAGATTGCGGGACACGAAGGTTGGCGCTACATCTACACTTCACTGCTTTTGCATGCTTTGATGCTTGGCAGCTCACTTTTGGATGCTGCTTTGGACGCGACACGTCCTTGCCCGAAATGCTTGGTGAATATCACCATAACTGCTTTCAACATTCTAAGTTCATTAAATGTTAGTTTCTACTTTCTCTTGTCCactttaattgaatttttgattattttcatacatattaaaaaattcacttttaacattaattaataataaaattgattaaccttaatttgttcatgGGAGATATAACAAATATTCTTAGACTCTTTActccaaaaataattttggagaaagaagttaattccttcttgatattaaaaaaaattaaatattatgaaCTAcaaaaaaagaccaaaaaaatcaattaaaatagacCGAAAGGTTTATTATATACTAATAATTATATTAAGGTGCCCCCCTCCCCACGGTTCACGTATTAGAATCACCTAGAGTGTTTTTTGgtatataaaaatgaaaatcaactaACGATCATTTTGTTAGCTCTAAGAACAAAATTTCCATCTTCCATTCTTAACACACCTTAATATTCATACGTCTATGTACCCCCGGGCCATGTTATACAAGCATTAATATGTTCGTACAATATTTTTCTTGTATTCTTGAACCTTGCTTCACTTGTGAGGGCCTCACGTGGCTTCATATGAATTAAATTGCATTCTAAGgatgtttggtatgaaggaaaaaaTATTcttctgaatttttatttttattttgaaaaataagtgATTTTCTTGTATTTGGTTAGGTGGCAGAAAGtatcttttaaaaaatatataatttagacAAACACTACAAGACACAAATGGATAAGGACAAGGAAGGATAGTAAGTCGGGGTGACAATGGCAAAGTTAGGGGCAAGAGGTGGGGGCAGGGTGGGGGTTAAGTGTGGGGGGTAAGGGTGGGGTGAGGTTGAGGGAAGGTGGAGGATAAGGAATGTTGCAAAAGAGttatgaaaatattttctttcttttggtaggCAAATTATTTTCCTCCaatcaattggaggaaaataagtCCATGAAAAAACTAAccaaatatagcaaaattgaaaaacattttctccataccaaacacaccctaaagcTCGATTTTAGCCTGAATTAATTGTAGAAATTCACAGGGCCTCTCTCCTTAGCTGCATCTCAATTCAATCATGCATTGAAAAACTGCAATTCTTTTTGTACAATACATAAATTTATTGGCATCGGAAAGTAAGAACAAACCACATGACTGCGGAATCCAATCAAAACCTATATTTTCTACCTTTCCAAAAGCCAATCTGTAGTCAAAAGTATAACCATAGTAGTGCTTATTAAGAACAGTATAAGGCTCAATTGTTGAACCTGAACAATTAGATTTCACTAAGATTACCAGCTCTCTATAACCCAATGGAAGTAAACCATAGTAGTGCTTATTAAGAACAGTATAAGGCTCAATTGTTGAACCTGAACAATTAGATTTCACTAAGATTACCAGCTCTCTATAACCCAATGGAAGTAAATATCATTGCTGAGGTATGAATGTCTCTTGCTTCTTTCGTGAACATTAATGACCATTAGCATCGGATCACAAGAAATATATTAAGCTACAATTTCTGCATAATGATTTTGGCCTACAGATAGTGCGTAGGTTGTTGAGTAGAGGTATATTGGAGGAAGATATAGGCATCATTACACCCTACAACTCTCAGGCAGATCTTATCTGGCAATCTATTTCCACATCAGTGGAGATACATACCATTGATAAATACCAGGTAATATATGTTGATGTAATTACATTCTTGAAAAACATCTTAAATTTGCAACTTTTCTTATTAAAAAATACAGCTGCTTTATGGCAGGGTAGTAGAAGGGGAAAGGAAATCACTAGATCAGCAGTGATATGGAATGTTCAACTGCTTATGCAATTACTTGAGCTTTTAAACCCTGAATATAAATTATCTGACCAAAAACTTTTCTCAAGATCAAATGTTCAACTACTCCCAACTCTAAAACTTTCTTGCAAGCTTAATAGAACGAAAATATCATGGGTGCAAACTTTGAATACCCACCACTTTGAACTTGAAAATGTCTATAGCATCTTCTTGGGATAGCAAAGGTCTTCATCTCGCATGGGAAGGTATCCTCAGAATATATGCACAATGTCATATGCGAATCTTTTGCATGTCAAGGAATTACAGGAATGCATATACGATGCAACACGATGCAAGGGACGATATGGTAAAGATACATAAAACCCACACAAGAAATGCAATGAAAATATTGGCACCGCTACGGCCTCTCCTTTGTTTTTTCAATTTGGTTGGTTAAGAAATAATTTtctatgaaaaaaaaattgagagcGCTATAGTGGATTAACTGCATCAGATTTTGCATAAGCACAGCAAGATTTTCAGTGTTTGGTTAACGGGAGTCCAGAAGGTTTCTTTCCATCATACAGGGGTCTAAGACAGGGGGATCCGTTATCTCCTTTCCTATTTATTATTGCTATGGAAGGGCTGAATAATATGCTTGAAACAGCCCAACAGAACAACTGGATCAGGGGATTCAAGGTTAGCAACAGACAAGGGGGAAGTTTGGAGATCACTCATCTCCTTTATGCAGACGACCGCAATCATTCTTTGTGATGCTGAGACAGATCAGATAAGGATGTTAAGAGTAGTCTAGACAATTTTTGAAGGGATATCAGGACTCCACATAAACTGGAGGAAAAGTTTAATATATCCGGTTAATGAACCTCAACAAATTCAGCAGTTCGCTGAGATTCTTGGAGGTGAAATAGGTACCCTCCCAACTGTTTATCTTGGAATGCCTCTGGGGCAAAAAGTAAATCCATTGATATATGGAGCGGAGTTCTGGAAAAATGTGAGAAGAGGCTTGCTAGGTGGAAAAGCCAATACCTCTCATTAGGAGGTAGATTAGTGCTTATAAATAGTGTGTTAGATGCTCTCCCTACATATATGATGTCATTGTTTCCTATCCCGGCAAAGATAGAAAAAAGAATGGATTTTTTTAAGGAGAAACTTTCTATGGCAAGGCAACAAAGTTAGTAGAGGGTTCCATTTAGTTAAATGGAAAACTGTCACCTTAAGCAAAAAACAGGGTGGCATgggagttaaaaatttgaagaaacaAAATCAAAGCCTTCTCGTGAAATGGCTCTAGAGATACACAAATGAAGAACACTCATTATGGAGGAGGGTAATCACAGACAAATATGGTGAGGAAGGACCCTGGAAAACTAAGGCAGTGAACAATGTCTATGGAGTAAGTGTTTGGAAGACCATCAGAAATTTGTGGCTGATTTTTAGCAATAAAATCAATCATAGAGTGGGAAATGGGCAAAAAATCTTCTTCTGGCAAGATAATTGGATGGGGCAGCAACCTTTGAAGACAATGTATCCAgacattttcattataaaccagtAACAGAAGGCCACCATCAATGAAGTTTGGTCTGTCCAAGGGTGGAATCTCACCTTTAGGAGATTATTGAATGAATGGGAAATCATTAGAATTGCAGACTTCTTCAACAAAATCAATCAATTCACAGGTGTCACTCAGAATGATGACAAGGTTTGGGGGCTGGGACACAAGTCAGGTAGTTTCTCTGTTAGATCTTCTTATCAAGCGATCAATCAAACTAACGTTATAACTGAGTTTTGGCCCTGGAAGCATATTTGGAAAGTAAAGACTCCTTATAAAGAGGCATGTTTTGTTTGGCTGGTAGCTAGAAAGGCCTGTTTAACAGAAAATAACCTGATGAAAAGGGGTCTACCACTCTGTTCCAGATGTCATCTATGTGGAAGGGAGGCAGAAACTATTAATCACCTTTTCTTACATTGTTCAGTGACAGTACAAGTTTGGAATATATTTCTAGCACTAGCAGGGGTACACTGGGTCATGCCAAACAACACAAAGGAAATGTTGTCATGTTGGAATAAGGGGAGTAGTCCCTCAGCTCAGAAGAACAGATGGGATTTAATTCCTGCTTGCATATGGTGGtctatttggaaagaaaggaactCAAGGTGTTTTGAGACAAGGGCAGCTCAATTCAGAAGATAAAAATGGACtctttgttgttttattttgGTGTAAGCAGGATTATACAGAGGATCCAGAAGCTATAATAGATGTTCTAGGATCCCTGTAATAGGATAGATGTTCTAGGATCCCTGTAAGCAGGATTATACAGAGGATCCAGAAGCTATAATAGATGTTCTAGGATCCCTGTAATAGGATAGAAATTTTAGATGTATATTTTGGTACAACATCCTGTAATTATGGCCAGCACAGCCTTTGTGCCTTTTGAATATATAAAACTGTTATCATCTCAAAAAAATTTGAGAGCACTATAAATGTTAACAAAATATCCAGTTATGTTTTTGTTTCCCACAATTCTTTTCTCAACTAAACTTATCCAAAACAATTTGTCCAAGAAGCAAAGGTAAAAGACAGAATATGGTTATTTCCTAGGGCAGAGGAGGGGAGGTAGAGGATAACATGTTCCCAACTATAACCTGATAACATCTGCATGGTCATCTCTACACCCTATCTTGTTACTTAAGTAAAACTTGAGAATATTGGCAAAAGACATACATGTTGGGGCGGAGATGATAAGCCAAATACCTTCAGATAGTTTTATCAAGAgggaataaaataatttataaatctATTTGTCGAAAGACTACAACAAATTAGGATACGTCCAGAAGAGCACGAATGACTGCAAAGAACAGAAACGTCAAGTCAGTGTCAAATTAAGCATATGAAGCtaaatttaaatttcaaattgTCATGCAAAGACAGCAAATTCCTCTCAGCAATCAAGCAGTGAAATTTTTATGCTGGATACTACCTTAAAACAAGAAGGTACAACATAGGCTCTACCAAGATAGAAATCAATCTCATCTCCCCAAATAATTGACGAAGATCTATAGGAATACTGATAAACATGATTCTAACCAATAAAATATCACTAAGATACAGATAATATGATCCAGTAATTGGTTAACTGCAAGAGAAATTTGAAGAAATAAAAGTTGAAAAGATTTGGGAAGAATTCATAACCGGGAAAATGAATGAGAAAAATTTCCAAAAGGGTAATAAGGGAGAAAAAATAAGGCAGGGTAAAGTAAATTAATCAGggcttttcaaaaaaaattatgattttgaaatgaaagtAAATTTTACAATATTTTCTCCCATAGGGGTGGTTGGGCAGGCAATAGATGAATTGATTCTTAATCAAGTATTAGAACAAACGAAAATACACAAAGAAGACATCTTATTAGAAGTATCGAATCAAAGAGGTACCATAAGCCCGCCAAAAAATCCATCAAGTATGACTCTGTTCCAGCTGTCAAAGTAGGAGTGGATTGAAAACTTGGCCTTTGCTGTGAGTGCTACCGAAGTTATTGCCATGACAAGGAAATAAAAGATAAAGCCTGTCAAGCTAGTAAGTCCCAGAATGCCGGCAATGACACCACCAATGATTGCCATGAATGTGCGGCTAACAACATAATGCTCAATATAAATTGAAAATGTCCAATGACAGGGAAAAAGCATAATAGCTCAGAAAGACAAAAAGAACCCAACTTTACTTGTTCATAGATGATCAACTGCCTGTCTCCATTCACATTTTCATTCTTCCTTTTGTTCCAATTGAATAATCAAGTATTGACATTTCTTGATAGATAATTGCAGCACAAAAGGTTGGTTTTGTTTTTCTTATATATGATAAGTTTATGAACTTGGGATTGTTTTGTTGTAGAAGCAAAATAAGAAGCATAGTACCAGGACTTCCATTAGCATTGAAAACCAGTATAAACtcttaaataattcaaaaaactACTTCTCATCGATTATTGTAACTTATAAAGGTAAAATTCATTCATCAATACCATTATAATCTCCAGTTTTTGGTGTTGGGTATTAGGTTGTTTCTTTGATGATTGAGGGAACGGATATTTGACTCAAGCCATTATAGTAACACATGGCACTTAACAAGAGTAACAGATATTTCCTTTCTGCTTAGGTGCAACGAGCTATAGTCTAGTGCACTGGAAAATAAAAACTCAAGGAACCCAACCCAAAAAGCCATAATACAGAAAAATCATTCCAAGTATTGCTCAAAGATGAAAAGACGTTAGCACTGAGATCTTGATATTATTTCAAGATCTTGAAATGAAAACGTGGTTTATGGGCTGATTTCCGGAAACAGCGTATCTCAAGTTTTAGGACTCGGAAtctgatgattcaaaaacaagATGAACGATGACGATCTGAACTATAAAAAAGACTATTTATTCGTTCAAAACAAGTGAACATTGAGGTTGTACCGGTTCAATGAAAGCTCTGATTCTAGGATATTAGACAAACGAATTTAGATCAAGAAACGTGTTCTTGAATGATCAAGAACTAAAATGTTCCtaaagtcaccacttggaatcaaTTAACGTGATAATAAAACAACACACACAATTGAAAACAAGATAAAGACTAGCACCACCTTGCTTGGAACCACAAGGATAAAGAagacaaaatagaaaaaaatactcTATTGCAAATTAGGGCAAATCTCAAAAACATGAATTCCTTCTACAAGGCATGAGAACCCTTTATATCGGCCTAGGGTCTCTTCTTTGATGACTACAATTCCTTTTCTAATAAGGAAATGAAATAGCTAAAGACAAGGAATCCCTATTctacaaggaaaagaaactaAACTTaccaagaaaagaaaacaagaaatccTTTCTTGtaaagaaataataattcctattttaagaaggaaagaattttggcatcttgaaatCAATCTTGAGCTACTTGGACTTCTTGCGCTTTTTAAAAATAAGTTCATATGTTTGAACGTGAGCTCTAAAACATAATCTTGGCCAAGATAAATTCGTCAAcctggacctccaaattatagcTCTGATAGCAAATTGATGCGATTCTTCGAGTTAACAAAGAACCAATCGAGCAGGATCAAGATCTTGAAACGAAAACGTGATTTATGGGCTGATTTCAAGAAACGGTGTATCTCAAGTTTTAGGACTCGGAAtctgatgattcaaaaacgaggtGAACGATGATGATCTGAACTACAAGAAAAACTATTTATTCGttcaaaacaagtaaatattGAGGCTGTACCGGTTCAGTGAAAGTTCTGATTCTAAGATATTAAATGAACGAATTTAGATCAAGAAACATGTTCTTGAATGATCAAGAACTAAAAAGTTCCTAAATTCACCACTTGGAATTAATTAATGTGGTAAAGAAACACCACACGCAATTGAAAACAAGATAAAGACCAGTGTCATtaaaggcgaaaagcgcaaaaaagctctaagatCTATTAGGGCCTTATgcgcaaagcgcaaataaagcgtgggctttaatgaagaaaggcgcaaatggagaaaaactacaaatatgtaagtgtagtccaagactaatattAATAAGTATGAATACCAAATATaaggacaaagaaattgaagaaaatttacgaTAAAGTAAAATATCAATTGCTTAATATCGCCTTTTCAGGATTATGCTCATTGGCAAGAAAAGTATGCTTAGAGCCTTAATGACAACAATAAAGCGCACGCTAAGCGAGGCGAAGCGTTCAACATATTTTGAGCCTCGCTTTAGGGCTTATGcacgcctttgataacactgataAAGACTATCACCACCATGCTTGGAACAAAAACAAGGATAAAGAAGATAAAATAGAGAAGAACATTCTATTGCAAATAAAGACAAATCTCAAAAACGTGAATTCCTTCTACAAGGCATGAGAACCTTTAATATAGGTCTAGGGTCTCTTCTTTGATGACTACAATTCATATTCTAATAAGGAAATCAAATAGCTAAAGACAAGGAAAGTAAAATTCCTACTCTACAAGGAAAAAGAACTAAAATCCTACAAAAGGAAAAATGCTTAttctaaaaggaaaacaataaAGAAAGTCTAAACCTACCAATAAAAGGAAACAAGAAATCCTTTATTGTAAAGAAACAATAAATCATattttaaaaaggaaagaatcTTGGCTTTTTGAAATCAATCTTGAGCTTCTTGGACTTCTTGCGCTTCTTAAAAATAAGTCCATATGTTTGAACTTGAGC
Proteins encoded in this region:
- the LOC107796353 gene encoding uncharacterized protein LOC107796353, which codes for MSGHDNSNGSSEKSSSGMDDLPTFNAENMQNNMKVILYSRTFMAIIGGVIAGILGLTSLTGFIFYFLVMAITSVALTAKAKFSIHSYFDSWNRVILDGFFGGLMSFVLFWTFAYDIVHIF